One Gordonia mangrovi genomic region harbors:
- the cydD gene encoding thiol reductant ABC exporter subunit CydD, producing MDPRLLRHSTIARGYVVATAMFSFAGVAMTIVTAAMAASIVSELIVDPSRRSLGAQQLHLWVLAGALLTRGLLTYLHDRYAHRASARVIAQLRGRALQVLTDPAQTSVRALVARREHAATVVLRGLDALGPYLSGYLPALIVTMTVTPTVVVVVGLTDWPSALVILITLPLIPLFMVLIGLMTRERTDRKLAATSRLAAQLLDLIAGLPTLRALNRFRGPAARVADLGRAHRRSTMSALRVAFLSGAVLELLATLCVAVVAVGIGLRLVHGDMSLYAGVLALILAPEAYHPLRQVGAQFHNSADGVAAAGEVIDLIESEPDDAVIAPGRRSCSVAGQPVRLLDVGVHGRDGWAPEHLDAVFEPGRLTVVTGANGSGKSTALLAVMGLVAPDAGSVLIGSIPVAELEPGALHEQIAWLPQQPVLVPGTVDENLALFGPLDPAALQRAAAATGFDTVIAALRDGDHTPIGADGTGLSAGQRQRLALTRTLASPAPLLLLDEPTAHLDDESVRAVLEVLSARAAAGDTVVVVAHQPAARAFADQIVVVGGGST from the coding sequence ATCGATCCGCGACTGCTCAGGCACTCCACGATCGCGCGCGGCTATGTCGTCGCCACCGCGATGTTCTCCTTCGCCGGCGTCGCGATGACCATCGTCACCGCGGCCATGGCCGCCTCCATCGTGTCCGAACTCATCGTCGACCCGAGTCGACGGTCGCTGGGCGCGCAGCAACTGCATCTGTGGGTGCTGGCCGGGGCGCTGCTCACCCGCGGACTGCTGACCTACCTGCACGACCGCTACGCCCACCGTGCATCGGCACGGGTGATCGCCCAGTTGCGCGGCCGCGCACTCCAGGTGCTGACGGACCCGGCGCAGACCTCCGTACGCGCGTTGGTGGCACGACGCGAACATGCGGCGACGGTGGTGCTGCGCGGACTCGATGCGCTGGGCCCTTACCTGTCCGGGTATCTGCCTGCCCTGATCGTGACGATGACCGTCACGCCGACGGTCGTGGTCGTCGTCGGGCTCACCGACTGGCCGTCGGCGCTGGTCATCCTCATCACCCTGCCGCTGATCCCGCTGTTCATGGTCCTCATCGGTCTGATGACCCGGGAACGGACCGACCGCAAACTCGCGGCGACGAGCCGGCTGGCCGCTCAGCTGCTCGACCTGATCGCCGGGCTGCCGACGCTGCGTGCGCTCAACCGTTTTCGCGGTCCCGCAGCGCGGGTCGCCGACCTGGGGCGGGCCCATCGACGCAGCACGATGTCGGCGTTGCGGGTGGCGTTCCTGTCCGGCGCGGTCCTGGAACTGCTCGCCACATTGTGTGTGGCGGTGGTCGCCGTCGGCATCGGTCTGCGGTTGGTGCACGGTGACATGAGTCTGTATGCCGGTGTGCTGGCGCTCATCCTGGCCCCCGAGGCGTATCACCCGCTGCGGCAGGTGGGCGCACAGTTCCACAACTCCGCCGACGGTGTCGCCGCGGCGGGCGAGGTCATCGACCTGATCGAGTCGGAGCCCGACGACGCGGTGATCGCGCCGGGCCGCCGCAGCTGCTCGGTGGCCGGGCAACCGGTCCGGCTCCTCGACGTCGGCGTGCACGGCCGGGACGGCTGGGCGCCCGAACACCTCGATGCGGTGTTCGAGCCGGGCCGGCTCACGGTGGTGACCGGTGCGAACGGGTCCGGGAAGTCGACGGCCCTGCTGGCGGTGATGGGCCTCGTGGCGCCCGACGCCGGTTCGGTGCTCATCGGGTCCATCCCGGTCGCCGAACTCGAGCCCGGTGCGCTGCACGAGCAGATCGCCTGGCTCCCGCAACAGCCCGTGCTGGTGCCCGGCACGGTCGATGAGAACCTCGCGCTGTTCGGTCCGCTCGACCCGGCGGCGCTGCAGCGCGCCGCGGCCGCCACCGGATTCGACACGGTGATCGCGGCGCTGCGCGATGGTGACCACACGCCGATCGGCGCGGACGGTACCGGGTTGTCGGCCGGGCAGCGTCAGCGTCTCGCACTCACCCGAACCCTCGCCTCCCCGGCACCGCTGCTGTTGCTCGACGAACCGACCGCCCACCTCGACGACGAATCGGTGCGTGCCGTGCTCGAGGTCCTGTCGGCCCGGGCCGCCGCCGGCGACACCGTGGTGGTGGTGGCCCATCAGCCGGCGGCACGGGCGTTCGCCGATCAGATCGTCGTCGTCGGTGGGGGGAGCACATGA
- the cydC gene encoding thiol reductant ABC exporter subunit CydC — translation MMEAPLRRAFAFLGLRGRPLVKSILLGVGGALSALGLAALSAWLITRAWQMPPVLYLSVAITAVRALGISRGVFRYLERLATHDLALGAMATARERVYRTLAAGSPAYSVSLRRAELLGRTGDDIDEIGNALIRGVIPIAVGAVTSVAAVVIMALVSWWAAAVLAVALIVSGLLAPAMAARGSARTIADSAAANDRAADAAVTALWHAPELTVARRRGAVLDIARRSEAEALAATDRGLRYEAAASAATPLSLGASLVAACLIGVHLASQVPGSLADVASGEGLTPMILGVLILLPLSAFESTGPLTEAGIQLERSRQSARRVMSLVDRAGVDVADGDADPDATDRTIYDGPVTIQMAGLRWGWPAGPPLGPAGGLDLRLSPGDRWVIVGPSGAGKTTLGLTLTGLLAPRVGHVDIRDQNGDAVDVRSSTCYFAEEGHLFSTTLRENLLVARGDATDEELVAALGAVGLRSWLDGLADGLDTDLVGGAAAVSGGQRRRLLLARAVLHPAPVVVLDEPTEHLDADDSAAMLQRILGRSGDLFDSRRIVVVITHHPAVQQISTGNPRCAVFGMVPPQAG, via the coding sequence ATGATGGAGGCCCCGCTGCGCCGGGCGTTCGCCTTCCTGGGGTTGCGCGGCCGCCCGCTGGTGAAGTCGATCCTCCTCGGGGTCGGCGGCGCGTTGTCCGCGCTCGGACTCGCCGCGCTGTCGGCCTGGCTGATCACCCGTGCCTGGCAGATGCCGCCGGTGCTCTACCTGTCGGTCGCGATCACCGCGGTGCGTGCGCTCGGCATCTCGCGCGGGGTGTTCCGCTACCTCGAGCGCCTGGCCACCCATGACCTGGCCCTCGGCGCGATGGCCACCGCACGTGAACGTGTGTATCGGACGCTGGCAGCCGGCTCGCCCGCCTACTCGGTGAGCCTGCGGCGCGCGGAGTTGCTGGGGCGTACCGGCGACGACATCGACGAGATCGGCAACGCCCTGATCCGCGGCGTCATCCCGATCGCGGTCGGCGCGGTGACCAGCGTGGCGGCCGTCGTCATCATGGCGCTGGTCTCGTGGTGGGCCGCAGCGGTGCTCGCGGTGGCACTGATCGTGAGCGGTCTCCTCGCGCCGGCGATGGCAGCGCGCGGATCGGCCCGGACCATCGCCGACTCCGCGGCCGCCAACGACCGCGCCGCGGACGCCGCGGTCACCGCGCTCTGGCACGCGCCGGAGCTGACCGTGGCCCGTCGTCGTGGCGCGGTACTGGACATCGCTCGGCGCAGTGAGGCCGAGGCACTGGCCGCGACCGACCGCGGTCTGCGCTATGAGGCCGCCGCGAGCGCCGCCACGCCGCTGTCGCTGGGTGCCTCACTCGTCGCGGCCTGCCTGATCGGCGTGCACCTCGCGTCGCAGGTCCCCGGTTCGTTGGCGGACGTGGCGTCGGGGGAGGGGCTCACCCCGATGATCCTGGGAGTGCTGATCCTGCTGCCGTTGTCGGCGTTCGAGTCGACGGGGCCGCTCACCGAGGCGGGTATCCAGCTCGAACGCAGCCGCCAGAGCGCGCGGCGGGTGATGTCGCTGGTGGATCGTGCCGGGGTGGACGTCGCCGACGGGGACGCCGACCCCGACGCCACCGACCGGACCATCTACGACGGCCCGGTCACCATTCAGATGGCGGGCCTGCGCTGGGGGTGGCCCGCCGGACCGCCGTTGGGCCCGGCCGGCGGGCTGGATCTGCGTCTGTCACCAGGAGACCGATGGGTCATCGTGGGGCCGAGCGGCGCGGGCAAGACCACCCTCGGTCTGACCCTCACCGGACTGTTGGCGCCACGCGTGGGCCACGTCGACATCCGCGACCAGAATGGCGACGCGGTGGACGTCCGCTCGTCGACCTGCTATTTCGCCGAAGAAGGCCACCTGTTCTCCACCACTCTCCGGGAGAATCTGCTGGTGGCCCGTGGCGACGCGACCGACGAGGAACTCGTCGCGGCGCTCGGGGCCGTCGGTCTGCGCTCCTGGTTGGACGGCCTCGCCGACGGACTCGACACCGACCTCGTCGGCGGTGCGGCGGCCGTCAGCGGCGGTCAGCGTCGCCGGCTGTTGCTCGCGCGCGCCGTGCTGCATCCGGCACCGGTGGTGGTGCTCGACGAGCCGACCGAGCACCTCGACGCCGACGACTCGGCGGCGATGTTGCAGCGGATACTCGGGCGGTCCGGCGACTTGTTCGATTCTCGTCGGATCGTCGTGGTGATCACGCATCATCCTGCAGTGCAACAGATTTCGACAGGCAATCCGCGATGCGCCGTGTTCGGGATGGTGCCGCCGCAGGCGGGCTGA
- a CDS encoding FABP family protein, whose protein sequence is MSSAGADGSERHAGPVGRRSGDEAINQAAERAQETAERNLPEWGDIPLAHDTANLRHGADLHSGLLALLPLVGIWQGEGEANDPETGEDYHFAQQIVVSHDGQNFLNWQARSWVIDEDAHFVRPDLRETGYWRIGDDDTIELLLAHAEGSIELFYGAPLTQTSWELATDVVIKADSGRRTGGAKRLYGLVEDGDLAYVEERVDTDGDLIPRLSAKLRRVAG, encoded by the coding sequence GTGAGCTCCGCAGGCGCGGACGGCTCCGAGCGCCACGCCGGCCCGGTGGGACGCCGGTCCGGCGACGAGGCCATCAATCAGGCAGCCGAGCGTGCGCAGGAGACCGCCGAACGCAACCTCCCCGAGTGGGGCGACATCCCGCTCGCACACGACACCGCCAACCTGCGCCATGGCGCGGACCTGCATTCCGGTCTGCTCGCTCTCCTGCCGCTCGTCGGGATCTGGCAGGGCGAGGGTGAGGCGAACGATCCCGAGACCGGCGAGGACTACCACTTCGCGCAACAGATCGTGGTGAGCCACGACGGGCAGAACTTCCTCAACTGGCAGGCACGATCCTGGGTCATCGACGAGGACGCCCACTTCGTCCGGCCCGATCTGCGCGAGACGGGCTACTGGCGGATCGGCGACGACGACACCATCGAACTGCTCCTCGCCCATGCCGAGGGCTCGATCGAACTCTTCTACGGGGCGCCGCTCACCCAGACGTCGTGGGAACTGGCCACCGACGTGGTGATCAAGGCCGACTCCGGACGCCGCACCGGCGGGGCCAAGCGCCTGTATGGTCTCGTCGAGGACGGCGACCTGGCCTACGTCGAGGAACGGGTGGACACCGACGGCGACCTCATCCCGCGGCTGTCAGCCAAGCTGCGCCGCGTCGCCGGCTGA
- a CDS encoding DUF1416 domain-containing protein, with product MCAAPKQGQKLPAGVDVEKETVLTGTVNDESGTPVAGAFVRLLDSTGEFTAEVVASPTGDFRFFAAPGKWTLRALSSSGNGDVTVSPEGPGVHEHDIVVTK from the coding sequence ATGTGTGCTGCACCCAAACAGGGCCAGAAGCTGCCCGCCGGCGTCGACGTCGAGAAGGAGACGGTGCTGACCGGCACCGTCAACGATGAGTCGGGCACCCCGGTGGCCGGCGCCTTCGTCCGGCTGCTCGACTCCACCGGCGAGTTCACCGCCGAGGTGGTGGCCAGCCCGACCGGCGACTTCCGCTTCTTCGCCGCACCCGGCAAGTGGACGCTGCGTGCACTGTCCTCGTCGGGCAACGGCGACGTGACCGTCTCGCCCGAGGGCCCCGGCGTCCACGAGCACGACATCGTCGTCACCAAGTAG
- a CDS encoding sulfurtransferase → MARSDVLVSADWAEQNLNADKTVFVEVDEDTSAYDGGHIAGAVKLDWKTDLQDPVRRDFVDADQFSKLLSERGIANDDTVVLYGGNNNWFAAYAYWYFKLYGHNDVKLLDGGRKKWELDGRPLSTDSVSRPATSYKAAEPDTSIRAFRDEVVDAIGAKNLVDVRSPDEFTGKILAPAHLPQEQSQRPGHIPSAINVPWSKAANEDGTFKSDDDLAELYKDAGLDGEKETIAYCRIGERSSHTWFVLKELLGHQNVKNYDGSWTEYGSLVGVPVELGEGK, encoded by the coding sequence ATGGCACGCAGCGACGTCCTGGTCAGCGCCGATTGGGCTGAGCAGAACCTCAACGCCGACAAGACCGTCTTCGTCGAGGTCGACGAAGACACCTCCGCATACGACGGCGGCCACATCGCCGGCGCCGTCAAGCTCGACTGGAAGACCGATCTGCAGGATCCGGTCCGCCGCGACTTCGTCGACGCCGACCAGTTCTCCAAGCTGCTCTCCGAGCGCGGCATCGCCAACGACGACACCGTCGTCCTCTACGGCGGCAACAACAACTGGTTCGCCGCCTACGCGTACTGGTACTTCAAGCTGTACGGCCACAACGACGTCAAGCTGCTCGACGGTGGCCGCAAGAAGTGGGAACTCGACGGCCGTCCGCTGTCGACCGACTCCGTGAGTCGTCCGGCGACCAGCTACAAGGCCGCCGAGCCGGACACCTCGATCCGCGCCTTCCGCGACGAGGTCGTCGACGCGATCGGCGCCAAGAACCTGGTCGACGTCCGCAGCCCCGACGAGTTCACCGGCAAGATCCTCGCTCCGGCGCATCTGCCGCAGGAACAGAGCCAGCGTCCCGGTCACATCCCGAGTGCGATCAACGTGCCGTGGAGCAAGGCGGCCAACGAAGACGGCACCTTCAAGAGCGACGACGACCTCGCCGAGCTCTACAAAGACGCCGGTCTCGACGGCGAGAAGGAGACCATCGCCTACTGCCGTATCGGCGAGCGGTCGAGCCACACCTGGTTCGTGCTGAAGGAACTGCTCGGCCATCAGAACGTGAAGAACTACGACGGCAGTTGGACCGAGTACGGTTCGCTCGTCGGCGTCCCGGTCGAGCTGGGGGAAGGTAAGTAA
- a CDS encoding LmeA family phospholipid-binding protein, whose amino-acid sequence MGRFAVNKATGEGRRQPSERPRRMVRRIIGAGVVCIIALGGLAVLVDTLAAMRAEHSFSRALLTSPRLTYDPEVTISGFPFTSHARAGEFGGAVITARGAAVDCPPVGGCHAEMGATLGSMAVPDGFEIQASDLIHTSSVAAYTRLDSVNLGRMLGILDLTVNTPAPADRPGGGGPGDGLLRRTSGVLLTGTVALAPLDLASDVPASASAYPGPTATVSVEVDLSVVDGRLQLTATDFYRGPEDHVEPGVADDQRDYVLSRFSTALPPMPMPWDIAPTGATSEGSDVLLTGEAGPRDLRPDEF is encoded by the coding sequence ATGGGGCGTTTCGCTGTTAACAAGGCGACCGGGGAGGGTCGGCGACAGCCATCCGAGCGTCCGCGCCGCATGGTCCGTCGCATCATCGGCGCCGGCGTTGTCTGCATCATCGCACTCGGTGGACTGGCCGTGCTCGTCGACACTCTTGCCGCCATGCGTGCCGAGCACTCGTTCTCCCGGGCGTTGCTCACATCGCCCCGACTGACCTACGACCCCGAGGTCACGATCAGCGGTTTTCCGTTCACGAGCCACGCCCGCGCGGGTGAGTTCGGCGGCGCGGTCATCACGGCGCGCGGCGCCGCGGTGGACTGTCCGCCGGTCGGCGGCTGCCACGCCGAGATGGGCGCGACGCTCGGGTCGATGGCGGTGCCCGACGGCTTCGAGATTCAGGCAAGTGACTTGATACACACCTCGTCGGTGGCGGCCTACACCCGACTCGATTCGGTCAATCTGGGACGGATGCTCGGCATCCTCGATCTCACCGTGAACACGCCGGCGCCGGCCGACCGGCCCGGCGGTGGCGGACCCGGCGACGGACTCCTGCGACGCACGAGCGGCGTCCTGCTGACGGGGACCGTCGCGCTTGCACCGCTGGATCTCGCCTCGGATGTGCCGGCCTCGGCGTCGGCGTACCCCGGACCCACCGCGACGGTGAGCGTCGAGGTCGACCTCTCCGTTGTGGACGGTCGGCTACAGCTCACGGCGACCGATTTCTATCGGGGACCCGAGGACCACGTGGAGCCCGGGGTCGCCGACGATCAGCGCGACTACGTCCTGTCCCGCTTCAGCACCGCCCTGCCGCCAATGCCGATGCCGTGGGACATCGCCCCGACCGGCGCCACCAGTGAGGGCAGCGACGTCCTGCTCACCGGCGAGGCCGGGCCCCGCGATCTCCGCCCGGACGAGTTCTGA